The Nocardioides sp. S-1144 genome includes a region encoding these proteins:
- the rfbA gene encoding glucose-1-phosphate thymidylyltransferase RfbA, with the protein MRGIILAGGTGSRLHPITHAVSKQLMPVYDKPMIHYPLSTLMLAGITDVLVITTPHEAEQFVRLLGDGSRFGISISYAVQPSPDGLAQAFLIGEGHIGGEPVGLVLGDNIFHGAGLGTRLRRFSDLDGAAVFGYRVADPTAYGVVEFDAGGTAISLEEKPAAPRSRYAVPGLYFYGADVVEKAKGLQPSARGELEITDLNRLYLAEGRLQVEVLPRGSAWLDTGTFDDLNDASNFVRAVEARQGTKVGAPEEVAWRMGLIDDTQLAALAEGLLKSGYGAYLLDLLHEQQTEPG; encoded by the coding sequence ATGCGCGGCATCATCCTGGCCGGCGGCACCGGAAGCCGGCTGCACCCGATCACCCACGCGGTGAGCAAGCAGCTGATGCCGGTCTACGACAAGCCGATGATCCACTACCCGCTGTCGACGCTGATGCTCGCGGGGATCACCGACGTGCTGGTGATCACCACCCCGCACGAGGCCGAGCAGTTCGTCCGTCTCCTCGGCGACGGCTCGCGGTTCGGGATCTCGATCTCCTACGCCGTCCAGCCCTCGCCCGACGGCCTGGCCCAGGCGTTCCTCATCGGCGAGGGCCACATCGGCGGCGAGCCGGTCGGCCTGGTCCTCGGCGACAACATCTTCCACGGCGCCGGGCTCGGCACCCGGCTGCGCCGGTTCTCCGACCTCGACGGCGCGGCCGTCTTCGGCTACCGCGTCGCCGACCCCACGGCGTACGGCGTCGTGGAGTTCGACGCCGGCGGCACGGCGATCTCGCTGGAGGAGAAGCCGGCCGCCCCGCGCAGCCGCTACGCCGTCCCGGGCCTGTACTTCTACGGTGCCGACGTCGTCGAGAAGGCCAAGGGCCTGCAGCCCTCGGCGCGCGGCGAGCTCGAGATCACCGACCTCAACCGGCTCTACCTCGCGGAGGGCCGGCTGCAGGTCGAGGTGCTGCCGCGCGGGTCGGCCTGGCTCGACACCGGGACCTTCGACGACCTCAACGACGCCAGCAACTTCGTGCGCGCCGTCGAGGCCCGGCAGGGCACCAAGGTCGGCGCCCCGGAGGAGGTCGCCTGGCGGATGGGGCTGATCGACGACACCCAGCTCGCCGCCCTCGCCGAGGGCCTGCTCAAGAGCGGCTACGGGGCCTACCTGCTCGACCTCCTCCACGAGCAGCAGACCGAGCCGGGCTGA
- the gmd gene encoding GDP-mannose 4,6-dehydratase — MPSALITGITGQDGLYLAELLVAKGYDVHGLIRGQNNPKLDLVRELLPTVTLHNGDLTDMSSLIRALRDSDPDEVYNLGAVSFVAYSWEQAALTTDVTAKGVLTLLESLRLHTGDDPSRVRFYQASSSEMFGKVQEVPQHERTLLWPRSPYGVAKVYGHYMTLNYRESYGMHASSGILFNHESPRRGPEFVTRKVSQAVARIHLGLQEEIVMGNLDAQRDWGFAGDYVEAMWLMLQQPAGDDYVIATGQTHSVREFVQAAFAHVGIEDWERHVRHDPRFMRPAEVDQLVGDAGKAREVLGWKPRVGFDELVRMMVDADIEAARSGW, encoded by the coding sequence ATGCCGAGCGCGCTCATCACCGGGATCACCGGCCAGGACGGCCTGTACCTCGCCGAGCTCCTGGTGGCCAAGGGCTACGACGTCCACGGGCTGATCCGCGGCCAGAACAACCCCAAGCTCGACCTGGTGCGGGAGCTGCTCCCGACCGTCACGCTGCACAACGGCGACCTCACCGACATGTCGAGCCTGATCCGCGCGCTGCGCGACTCCGACCCCGACGAGGTCTACAACCTCGGTGCCGTCTCGTTCGTCGCCTACTCGTGGGAGCAGGCCGCGCTCACGACCGACGTGACCGCCAAGGGGGTGCTGACGCTGCTGGAGTCGTTGCGGCTCCACACCGGCGACGACCCGAGCCGGGTGCGGTTCTACCAGGCGTCGAGCTCGGAGATGTTCGGGAAGGTGCAGGAGGTCCCGCAGCACGAGCGGACGCTGCTGTGGCCCCGCTCGCCGTACGGCGTCGCGAAGGTCTACGGGCACTACATGACGCTCAACTACCGCGAGTCCTACGGCATGCACGCCTCGTCGGGCATCCTCTTCAACCACGAGTCGCCGCGGCGCGGACCGGAGTTCGTGACCCGCAAGGTGTCGCAGGCCGTCGCCCGGATCCACCTGGGGCTCCAGGAGGAGATCGTGATGGGCAACCTCGACGCCCAGCGCGACTGGGGTTTTGCCGGCGACTACGTCGAGGCGATGTGGCTGATGCTGCAGCAGCCGGCCGGCGACGACTACGTGATCGCGACCGGTCAGACCCACTCGGTGCGCGAGTTCGTGCAGGCGGCGTTCGCGCACGTCGGGATCGAGGACTGGGAGCGGCACGTGCGCCACGACCCCCGCTTCATGCGGCCCGCGGAGGTCGACCAGCTCGTCGGCGACGCCGGCAAGGCCCGCGAGGTGCTCGGGTGGAAGCCGCGGGTCGGGTTCGACGAGCTGGTCCGGATGATGGTCGACGCCGACATCGAGGCCGCCCGGTCGGGCTGGTGA
- a CDS encoding sugar transferase translates to MSLLVHRVGGGSRLRVPLPSRTLLYLPGTAFTLDAAIVVLATLAAVVGRERWHLLSAGAGLTEQMGHAGPLLVAGWLGAIWLAGGYATSLFDAGTDEFRRVARATFATAAAVGIGAFLLDLPLSRDFFVLAFGLGVPALLCGRLALRRAVQRARRHGALSHSVLIAGLPGSIDEVATVLGRESGLGYRVVGALTPTVSVTDTACGVPVLGLCTDVVEQVRRSGADVVFFASGGVSSSVEMRRLAWDLEREGVQVIVAPSVSDVSGERVHVRPVGGLPLIHIDPTGTIDAVRWGKRLFDVLGAAALILALSPVLVVAALRIRAHDGGPVLFRQVRIGRDGRAFPCLKLRTMVVDAEAHLARLHAETGHAEGLFKMAGDPRITRPGAFLRRFSIDELPQLFNVLRGEMSLVGPRPPLPTEVATYDDITSRRLNVRPGMTGLWQVSGRSDLSWSEAVRLDLFYVDNWSMFRDLSILAKTFGAVVGSRGAY, encoded by the coding sequence ATGTCGCTGCTGGTGCACCGGGTGGGCGGCGGGTCACGCCTGCGCGTCCCGCTGCCGTCGCGGACCCTGCTGTACCTCCCGGGAACCGCCTTCACCCTCGACGCCGCGATCGTCGTCCTGGCCACGCTGGCCGCCGTGGTCGGCCGCGAGCGGTGGCACCTGCTGTCCGCCGGGGCCGGGCTCACCGAGCAGATGGGCCACGCCGGACCGCTGCTGGTCGCCGGCTGGCTGGGGGCCATCTGGCTCGCCGGGGGCTACGCGACCAGCCTCTTCGACGCCGGCACCGACGAGTTCCGTCGCGTCGCCCGGGCCACCTTCGCCACGGCGGCCGCGGTCGGCATCGGCGCGTTCCTGCTCGATCTCCCGCTGTCGCGCGACTTCTTCGTGCTCGCCTTCGGCCTCGGCGTCCCGGCCCTGCTGTGCGGACGGCTCGCGCTGCGCCGCGCGGTGCAGCGGGCCCGCAGGCACGGCGCCCTGTCGCACAGCGTGCTGATCGCCGGCCTCCCCGGCTCGATCGACGAGGTCGCCACCGTCCTGGGCCGTGAGTCCGGCCTCGGGTACCGCGTGGTCGGCGCGCTGACGCCGACGGTCTCGGTCACCGACACCGCGTGCGGCGTCCCGGTGCTGGGCCTGTGCACCGACGTCGTCGAGCAGGTGCGGCGCTCCGGTGCCGACGTCGTCTTCTTCGCCAGCGGGGGCGTGTCGTCGTCGGTCGAGATGCGCCGGCTGGCCTGGGACCTCGAGCGCGAGGGCGTCCAGGTGATCGTGGCCCCGAGCGTGTCCGACGTCTCCGGCGAGCGGGTGCACGTGCGTCCGGTCGGCGGTCTCCCGCTCATCCACATCGACCCGACCGGCACCATCGACGCCGTCCGGTGGGGCAAGCGGCTCTTCGACGTCCTCGGGGCGGCGGCGCTGATCCTCGCCCTGTCCCCCGTGCTCGTCGTCGCGGCGCTCCGCATCCGGGCGCACGACGGTGGTCCGGTGCTGTTCCGCCAGGTCCGGATCGGCCGCGACGGCCGGGCGTTCCCGTGCCTCAAGCTGCGCACGATGGTGGTCGACGCCGAGGCGCACCTGGCGCGCCTGCACGCCGAGACCGGCCACGCCGAGGGGCTGTTCAAGATGGCCGGCGACCCGCGGATCACCCGGCCGGGCGCCTTCCTGCGCCGGTTCTCCATCGACGAGCTGCCCCAGCTGTTCAACGTCCTGCGCGGCGAGATGAGCCTGGTCGGCCCGCGACCGCCGCTGCCCACCGAGGTCGCGACCTACGACGACATCACCTCGCGCCGGCTCAACGTGCGACCCGGCATGACCGGGCTGTGGCAGGTCTCCGGCCGCTCCGACCTCTCGTGGAGCGAGGCCGTCCGCCTCGACCTCTTCTACGTCGACAACTGGTCGATGTTCCGGGACCTCTCGATCCTGGCGAAGACCTTCGGCGCCGTCGTCGGCTCCCGCGGGGCGTACTAG
- a CDS encoding MFS transporter, translating into MRRAVAPLLAVTVALVLADSAIVTLALPDILAELDATVGQVAWVLISFNLVLGLGVVPTARALARAQPRLYGAVGIAVFAGASAWCAVADSIEVLIIARCVQAIGGALALVGCLELMVAESGERRGVAAWVTAGVVGTAAGPFAGGLLTQAISWQAIFVVQVPFAVLAVPAALAVRAEPSHTPDRHRPALRPNLTLALLSAALTAALFLLVLLLVEGWRHSPATAALTVSVVPVAALLARPLARLTRPSPEVEVAVGSFLVAGGLVGLAIPPSAHLAWTVAPQALVGLGLGLTVDRLTAQAMEMRLPRARHAAWTIGARHLGVVVGLAILTPVFTADLQDAQVPAQEAIVALVIDAPLPAQDKIELAKALGEALEGERGQVPDLSGAFASLDVAPEDRPAKADLERALDVQLESAATSAFRDSFLIGAGLALAALLTAAVPRRRRTA; encoded by the coding sequence GTGCGTCGTGCCGTGGCTCCCCTGCTCGCCGTGACCGTGGCCCTGGTGCTGGCGGACTCGGCCATCGTCACGCTCGCCCTGCCCGACATCCTCGCCGAGCTGGACGCGACGGTCGGTCAGGTCGCGTGGGTGCTGATCTCGTTCAACCTGGTGCTCGGGCTCGGCGTCGTGCCGACGGCGAGGGCCCTGGCGCGGGCCCAGCCCCGGCTCTACGGCGCGGTCGGGATCGCGGTCTTCGCCGGGGCGTCGGCGTGGTGCGCCGTGGCCGACTCGATCGAGGTGCTGATCATCGCCCGGTGCGTGCAGGCGATCGGCGGCGCGCTGGCGCTGGTCGGGTGCCTGGAGCTGATGGTGGCGGAGTCCGGCGAGCGGCGCGGGGTCGCGGCCTGGGTGACCGCCGGGGTGGTCGGCACGGCCGCCGGGCCGTTCGCGGGCGGGCTGCTCACGCAGGCGATCTCGTGGCAGGCGATCTTCGTGGTGCAGGTGCCGTTCGCGGTGCTCGCGGTGCCGGCAGCCCTGGCGGTGCGCGCCGAGCCGAGCCACACACCCGACCGGCACCGCCCGGCACTCCGACCCAACCTGACGCTCGCCCTGCTGTCGGCGGCCCTGACCGCCGCGCTGTTCCTGCTGGTCCTGCTCCTCGTCGAGGGCTGGCGGCACTCCCCCGCCACCGCGGCGCTGACGGTGTCGGTCGTCCCGGTCGCGGCGCTGCTCGCGCGTCCGCTGGCCCGGCTCACCCGTCCCTCGCCCGAGGTCGAGGTGGCGGTCGGGTCGTTCCTGGTCGCCGGCGGGCTGGTCGGACTGGCGATCCCGCCCTCGGCCCACCTCGCGTGGACCGTCGCCCCGCAGGCGCTCGTCGGCCTCGGGCTGGGCCTGACCGTCGACCGGCTCACCGCACAGGCGATGGAGATGCGCCTGCCGCGGGCCCGGCACGCCGCGTGGACGATCGGCGCGCGCCACCTCGGCGTCGTCGTCGGGCTGGCGATCCTGACGCCGGTCTTCACCGCCGACCTGCAGGACGCCCAGGTGCCCGCGCAGGAGGCGATCGTCGCGCTGGTGATCGACGCGCCGCTGCCGGCGCAGGACAAGATCGAGCTCGCGAAGGCCCTCGGTGAGGCGCTGGAGGGTGAGCGGGGGCAGGTCCCCGACCTGAGCGGCGCCTTCGCGTCGCTGGACGTCGCCCCCGAGGACCGACCCGCCAAGGCCGACCTCGAGCGGGCGCTCGACGTCCAGCTCGAGAGCGCCGCGACCTCCGCGTTCCGCGACTCCTTCCTCATCGGCGCCGGCCTCGCGCTCGCCGCCCTGCTCACCGCGGCCGTGCCGCGCCGGCGGAGGACGGCGTGA
- a CDS encoding GDP-mannose 4,6-dehydratase — translation MTTAFITGVGGQDGGYLAELLLARGVEVHALVLAGEPTPDVPAGVRTHVGDVADVDGTRALLLDLAPDRVFNLAAISSVAQSWAEPDRTALVNGTAAVGLLESAHRVAERTGRDVRFVQASSAEVFGQPPSSPQDESTPVRPINPYGAAKAYAHLMVAVYRGRGLHASSLVLYNHESPRRPTGFVTRKITRAVAAIAAGAPGPLVLGNLDARRDWGWAPDYVAALAAAGDAPHGDDYVVATGVAHSVRDFVAAAFARAGVTDWERLVEVDPALVRPADATELVGDATKARTALGWTPTVDFADLVGRMVDADLALLG, via the coding sequence GTGACGACGGCCTTCATCACCGGCGTCGGTGGCCAGGACGGCGGCTACCTGGCCGAGCTGCTCCTCGCCCGTGGCGTCGAGGTGCACGCCCTGGTCCTCGCGGGCGAGCCGACGCCCGACGTCCCGGCCGGGGTGCGGACCCACGTCGGCGACGTCGCCGACGTCGACGGCACCCGCGCACTGCTGCTCGACCTCGCCCCGGACCGGGTCTTCAACCTCGCCGCGATCAGCTCGGTCGCGCAGTCGTGGGCGGAGCCCGACCGCACCGCGCTGGTCAACGGCACCGCGGCGGTCGGGCTGCTCGAGTCGGCCCACCGGGTCGCGGAGCGCACCGGCCGCGACGTCCGGTTCGTACAGGCCTCGAGCGCGGAGGTCTTCGGGCAGCCGCCGTCCTCCCCGCAGGACGAGTCGACGCCGGTGCGGCCGATCAACCCCTATGGCGCCGCGAAGGCCTACGCCCACCTGATGGTCGCGGTGTACCGCGGCCGGGGGCTGCACGCCTCGAGCCTGGTGCTCTACAACCACGAGTCGCCGCGCCGTCCGACCGGCTTCGTGACCCGCAAGATCACCCGGGCCGTCGCCGCCATCGCCGCCGGCGCCCCGGGCCCGCTCGTGCTCGGCAACCTCGACGCCCGCCGCGACTGGGGCTGGGCGCCCGACTACGTCGCCGCCCTCGCCGCCGCCGGCGACGCGCCCCACGGTGACGACTACGTCGTGGCCACCGGCGTCGCGCACTCGGTCCGCGACTTCGTCGCCGCTGCCTTCGCCCGCGCCGGCGTCACCGACTGGGAACGCCTCGTCGAGGTCGACCCCGCCCTCGTCCGCCCCGCCGACGCCACCGAGCTCGTCGGCGACGCGACCAAGGCCCGCACCGCCCTCGGCTGGACCCCCACCGTCGACTTCGCCGACCTCGTCGGTCGGATGGTCGACGCCGACCTCGCCCTGCTGGGCTGA